A genomic window from Pseudogulbenkiania sp. MAI-1 includes:
- a CDS encoding ABC transporter substrate-binding protein — MKPLINVLAAIALVTWGAGVVAEVLTLYTINYPPFQYQEGNEVKGMMPAIVKEAFRRSERDVTIEVIPWPRVLRAAQDGEVDGLFTVFRTAERERYLDYCHESLIDQHIVMFVKKDSLAVAKNGNAALADLRLGLVNQISYGPIFDQQVKAGKYQKIEMSNNFEEAVKKFGAARFDVLVASEYVGKFYLQRQNLLGQVRQLPQVIDTVPSYLAFSKARRKNSICEVFDKVLREMKQDGSYQAIMDSYIRRLLR; from the coding sequence ATGAAACCTCTCATCAACGTCCTGGCAGCGATCGCTCTCGTCACCTGGGGAGCCGGTGTCGTCGCCGAAGTGCTCACGCTCTATACCATCAACTACCCGCCCTTCCAATATCAGGAGGGCAACGAGGTCAAGGGCATGATGCCGGCGATCGTGAAGGAAGCCTTTCGTCGTAGCGAGCGCGACGTGACCATCGAGGTCATTCCCTGGCCACGGGTGCTGCGCGCGGCGCAAGACGGCGAGGTGGACGGCCTGTTCACGGTGTTCAGAACCGCCGAGCGCGAACGCTATCTGGACTACTGCCACGAATCCCTGATCGACCAGCACATCGTGATGTTCGTCAAAAAAGACAGCCTCGCCGTCGCGAAGAACGGTAACGCCGCACTGGCCGACTTGCGGCTGGGGCTGGTCAACCAGATCAGCTACGGACCGATCTTCGACCAGCAGGTCAAGGCCGGCAAATACCAGAAAATCGAGATGTCGAACAATTTCGAAGAGGCGGTCAAGAAATTCGGCGCCGCCCGCTTCGACGTGCTGGTGGCATCCGAGTACGTCGGCAAGTTCTACCTGCAACGGCAGAACCTGCTGGGCCAGGTCAGGCAACTGCCGCAGGTTATCGACACCGTGCCGAGTTACCTCGCGTTCTCGAAGGCACGCCGCAAAAACTCGATATGCGAGGTGTTCGATAAAGTGCTACGGGAAATGAAGCAGGATGGGAGCTATCAGGCGATTATGGATAGCTATATCAGACGGCTGTTGAGGTGA
- a CDS encoding multidrug efflux SMR transporter, with amino-acid sequence MPWIFLTMAGLFEVGWPLGMKMAQNSGHTVKGIAFAITCMALSGFLLYQAQRTIPMGTAYAVWTGIGAAGTFLVGVMFFGDASSLLRYLGVLLIMSGVILLKFGG; translated from the coding sequence ATGCCCTGGATCTTTCTGACGATGGCGGGATTGTTCGAGGTGGGCTGGCCGTTGGGGATGAAGATGGCGCAAAACAGCGGCCATACCGTCAAAGGCATCGCCTTCGCCATCACCTGCATGGCGCTGAGCGGCTTTCTGCTGTATCAGGCGCAGCGTACCATCCCGATGGGCACGGCGTACGCGGTATGGACCGGCATTGGCGCGGCCGGCACCTTTCTGGTCGGGGTGATGTTCTTCGGCGATGCCTCGTCGCTGCTGCGCTACCTCGGCGTGCTGCTGATCATGTCCGGCGTGATCTTGCTGAAGTTCGGTGGCTGA
- a CDS encoding valine--tRNA ligase — translation MELAKSFEPGDIERRWYAIWENAGYFQPHMDSDKPSFCIQLPPPNVTGTLHMGHAFNQTIMDGLTRYYRMKGDNTAWIPGTDHAGIATQIVVERQLAEQGVSRHDLGREAFIDKVWEWKEKSGGTITQQMRRVGCSVDWSREYFTMDETRANVVTEVFVRLYEQGLIYRGKRLVNWDPKLGTAVSDLEVLSEEEDGSMWHIRYPVVGSDETVVVATTRPETLLGDVAVAINPTDERYQHLLGKMLELPLTGRQIPVIADDYVDAAFGTGFVKITPAHDFNDYQVGKRHNTQLVNVMSLQATILDKAQVFGFDGSAQGTIELPAAYAGLHTSEARKKIVADLEAQGLLVEVKPHKLMVPRGDRTGSVIEPMLTDQWFVAMTKVGEGDATGKTITEKAIDAVESGQVRFIPENWVNTYNQWMNNIQDWCISRQLWWGHQIPAWYDEDGQVYVGRSLEEAQAKAPGKTLRRDDDVLDTWFSSALVPFSTLGWPEDTPELRAFVPSQVLVTGYEIIFFWVARMIMMTTHFTGKVPFRDVYIHGMVRDHEGKKMSKSEGNVIDPVDLIDGIPLQPLIEKRTTGLRRPEKAPSIAKATEKLFPEGIPAYGSDALRFTMASYATLGRSVNFDFKRAEGYRNFCNKLWNATRFVMMNVEGKDCGQDESLPLEYSFVDQWIIGRLQQAEADVTNALETYRFDLAAQTIYEFIWNEYCDWYVELAKVQLQNGNEAQQRATRRTIVRVLEVALRLTHPIMPFITEELWQTVAPLANARTTDSIMLAAWPVAVPEKISAEANARMEAFKDMVNAVRNLRGEMNIGPAVKAPLFIETADQTLADFVPYLKLLCRLTDGMLLAKLPEDDSPVAISGDARLMLKVEVDKAAETARLTKEIGKVEAELAKLTAKLEKPGYVDKAPAHLVERDKAQLAEFSDRLEKLKGQLAKLG, via the coding sequence ATGGAACTCGCCAAGAGCTTTGAACCGGGCGACATCGAACGCCGCTGGTACGCCATCTGGGAAAACGCCGGCTATTTTCAGCCGCACATGGATTCCGACAAGCCATCGTTCTGCATCCAGCTGCCGCCGCCCAACGTCACCGGCACCCTGCACATGGGCCATGCCTTCAACCAGACCATCATGGACGGCCTGACCCGCTACTACCGCATGAAGGGCGACAACACCGCCTGGATTCCAGGCACCGACCACGCCGGCATCGCCACGCAGATCGTGGTGGAGCGCCAACTGGCCGAGCAGGGCGTGAGCCGCCACGATCTGGGCCGCGAGGCGTTCATCGACAAGGTGTGGGAGTGGAAGGAAAAATCCGGCGGCACCATCACCCAGCAGATGCGCCGCGTCGGCTGCTCGGTGGACTGGAGCCGCGAGTACTTCACCATGGACGAGACCCGTGCCAACGTGGTCACCGAAGTGTTCGTGCGCCTCTACGAGCAGGGCCTGATCTACCGCGGCAAGCGCCTGGTGAACTGGGATCCGAAGCTCGGCACCGCCGTGTCCGACCTCGAAGTGCTGTCGGAGGAAGAAGACGGCTCGATGTGGCACATCCGCTACCCGGTGGTGGGCAGCGATGAAACCGTGGTGGTCGCCACCACCCGCCCGGAGACGCTGCTGGGCGACGTGGCCGTGGCCATCAATCCGACCGACGAGCGCTACCAGCACCTCTTGGGCAAGATGCTCGAGCTGCCGCTGACCGGCCGCCAGATTCCGGTAATCGCCGACGACTACGTCGACGCCGCCTTCGGTACCGGTTTCGTCAAGATCACCCCGGCGCACGACTTCAACGACTACCAGGTCGGCAAGCGCCACAACACCCAGCTCGTCAACGTGATGAGCCTGCAAGCCACCATCCTCGACAAGGCCCAGGTGTTCGGCTTCGACGGCTCGGCGCAGGGCACCATTGAGCTGCCGGCCGCCTACGCCGGCCTGCACACCTCCGAGGCACGCAAGAAGATCGTTGCCGACCTCGAGGCGCAGGGCCTGCTGGTGGAAGTGAAGCCGCATAAGCTGATGGTGCCGCGCGGCGACCGTACCGGCTCGGTGATCGAGCCGATGCTGACCGATCAGTGGTTCGTCGCCATGACCAAGGTGGGCGAGGGCGACGCCACCGGCAAGACCATCACCGAGAAGGCCATCGACGCCGTCGAATCCGGCCAGGTGCGCTTCATCCCGGAAAACTGGGTCAACACTTACAACCAGTGGATGAACAACATCCAGGACTGGTGCATCAGCCGCCAACTCTGGTGGGGCCATCAGATTCCGGCCTGGTACGACGAAGACGGCCAGGTCTACGTCGGCCGCAGCCTGGAAGAAGCCCAGGCCAAGGCGCCGGGCAAGACCCTGCGTCGCGACGACGACGTGCTCGACACCTGGTTCTCGTCCGCGCTGGTGCCGTTCTCCACGCTAGGCTGGCCGGAAGACACGCCGGAGCTGCGCGCCTTCGTGCCGTCGCAAGTGCTGGTGACCGGCTACGAGATCATCTTCTTCTGGGTGGCGCGCATGATCATGATGACCACCCACTTCACCGGCAAGGTGCCGTTCCGCGACGTGTACATCCACGGCATGGTGCGCGACCACGAAGGCAAGAAGATGTCCAAGTCCGAGGGCAACGTGATTGACCCGGTGGACCTGATCGACGGCATCCCGCTGCAGCCTCTGATCGAGAAGCGCACCACCGGCCTGCGCCGCCCGGAAAAGGCCCCGTCCATCGCCAAGGCCACCGAGAAGCTGTTCCCGGAAGGCATCCCGGCCTACGGCAGCGACGCGTTGCGCTTCACCATGGCGAGCTACGCCACGCTCGGCCGCTCGGTCAACTTCGACTTCAAGCGCGCCGAAGGCTACCGCAACTTCTGCAACAAGCTGTGGAACGCCACCCGCTTCGTGATGATGAACGTCGAGGGCAAGGACTGCGGCCAGGATGAGAGCCTGCCGCTGGAATACAGCTTCGTCGACCAGTGGATCATCGGCCGCCTGCAGCAGGCCGAAGCCGATGTGACCAACGCGTTGGAAACCTACCGCTTCGACCTCGCAGCCCAGACCATCTACGAGTTCATCTGGAACGAGTACTGCGACTGGTACGTCGAGCTCGCCAAGGTGCAACTGCAGAACGGCAACGAAGCGCAACAGCGCGCCACCCGCCGCACCATCGTGCGCGTGCTGGAAGTGGCGCTGCGCCTGACCCACCCGATCATGCCCTTCATCACCGAAGAGCTGTGGCAGACCGTGGCGCCGCTCGCCAACGCTCGGACGACCGACTCGATCATGCTGGCGGCCTGGCCGGTGGCGGTGCCCGAGAAGATCAGCGCCGAAGCCAACGCGCGCATGGAAGCGTTCAAGGACATGGTCAACGCCGTGCGCAACCTGCGCGGCGAGATGAACATCGGCCCGGCCGTGAAGGCGCCGCTGTTCATCGAAACCGCCGACCAGACGCTGGCCGACTTTGTGCCCTACCTCAAGCTCTTGTGCCGCCTCACCGATGGCATGCTGCTGGCCAAGCTGCCGGAAGACGACTCCCCGGTGGCGATCAGCGGCGACGCCCGCCTGATGCTCAAGGTGGAAGTGGACAAGGCCGCCGAAACCGCCCGCCTGACCAAGGAAATCGGCAAGGTCGAGGCCGAACTGGCCAAGCTCACGGCCAAGCTGGAAAAGCCGGGCTACGTCGACAAGGCCCCGGCGCATCTGGTGGAGCGCGACAAGGCACAACTGGCCGAGTTCAGCGACAGGCTGGAGAAGCTGAAGGGGCAGTTGGCGAAGTTGGGTTAA
- a CDS encoding isoaspartyl peptidase/L-asparaginase family protein → MTIALAVHGGAGPISRADIDPERDAALRTGLAAALDAGYRLLQAGGSALDAVTAAVALLEDDPLFNAGRGADFTLDGTVELEAAIMDGQTQAAGSVTGVSVAKNPVKLARRVMEASPCVMLGFAAADTFARAQGLECVAPDYFFTEQRWQALQQEKARLAAGQESMKHGTVGAVALDSQGRLAAATSTGGRAGKWPGRIGDSPLIGAGTWADQHCAVSATGHGEYFIRAVVAHDIAARLAYAGQTLVEATDSVVNGTLLELGGSGGVIAVDVQGHIATPFNCAAMYRAMVDGEGRRELALYRDEPSEA, encoded by the coding sequence ATGACCATCGCCCTCGCCGTGCACGGTGGCGCCGGCCCGATCAGCCGTGCCGATATCGACCCCGAACGGGATGCCGCGCTACGCACCGGACTGGCAGCGGCGCTCGATGCCGGCTACCGCCTGCTGCAGGCTGGTGGCAGCGCGCTCGACGCCGTCACCGCGGCGGTCGCGCTGCTGGAGGACGACCCGCTGTTCAACGCCGGGCGCGGCGCGGACTTCACCCTGGACGGCACCGTCGAACTGGAGGCCGCCATCATGGACGGCCAGACCCAGGCCGCCGGCAGCGTCACCGGCGTCAGTGTCGCCAAGAACCCGGTCAAGCTCGCCCGCCGGGTGATGGAAGCCTCGCCGTGCGTCATGCTCGGCTTTGCCGCCGCCGACACCTTCGCCCGTGCTCAGGGGCTGGAGTGCGTCGCACCGGATTACTTTTTCACCGAACAACGCTGGCAGGCGCTGCAGCAGGAAAAGGCCCGCCTGGCCGCCGGCCAGGAGAGCATGAAGCACGGCACCGTCGGTGCGGTGGCGCTGGACAGCCAGGGGCGGCTCGCCGCCGCCACCTCCACCGGCGGGCGCGCCGGCAAGTGGCCCGGCCGCATCGGCGACAGCCCGCTGATCGGCGCCGGCACCTGGGCCGATCAGCACTGTGCGGTATCAGCCACCGGGCACGGCGAATACTTCATCCGCGCCGTCGTCGCCCACGACATCGCCGCTCGCCTCGCCTATGCCGGGCAGACGCTGGTCGAGGCCACCGACAGCGTGGTCAACGGCACCTTGCTGGAACTGGGAGGCAGCGGCGGCGTCATCGCCGTCGATGTACAAGGGCATATCGCCACGCCGTTCAACTGCGCGGCCATGTACCGCGCGATGGTGGATGGCGAAGGACGGCGCGAGCTGGCGCTGTACCGCGACGAGCCGTCCGAGGCGTGA
- the rarD gene encoding EamA family transporter RarD, producing MPHSQPLSGKGVMLSVLASVLFALLSGYTTLLKPLDGLAIYAWRVLWTLPGVLLLVAVRGQWSSLRGQLARLRSEPALWLALPAMAALLATQLWLFMWAPLHGQAMAVSMGYFLLPLTMVLTGCLLYGERLYRLQWLAVACAMLGVAHELWLTRAFAWPTLLVAIGYPPYFVLRRWSKLEPVSGFVLELAAMSPVALVLLWQLGEAGWGVLAEPRFWLLLPGLGLISTVALVCYLVAGRLLPLGLLGILGYVEPVLLFVLAVTLLGEPLSADSLLTYGPIWLAVLLTGVHTLLHQRGSLRAA from the coding sequence ATGCCTCATTCTCAGCCTCTGTCCGGCAAGGGGGTCATGCTGTCGGTACTGGCATCGGTACTGTTCGCGCTGCTGTCCGGCTATACCACGTTGCTGAAGCCGCTGGACGGCTTGGCGATCTACGCCTGGCGGGTGTTGTGGACCTTGCCCGGGGTGCTGCTGCTGGTAGCCGTGCGCGGTCAGTGGTCGTCGTTGCGGGGGCAATTGGCCCGGCTGCGAAGCGAGCCCGCGCTGTGGCTGGCGCTGCCCGCGATGGCGGCGCTCTTGGCGACGCAGTTGTGGCTGTTCATGTGGGCTCCGCTGCATGGGCAGGCGATGGCGGTGTCGATGGGCTATTTTCTGCTGCCGCTGACCATGGTGCTGACCGGCTGCCTGCTGTACGGCGAACGGCTGTACCGTTTGCAATGGCTGGCCGTGGCCTGCGCCATGCTGGGGGTGGCGCACGAGCTGTGGCTGACGCGCGCTTTCGCCTGGCCGACGCTGCTGGTGGCGATAGGCTATCCGCCGTATTTCGTGCTGCGACGCTGGTCGAAGCTGGAGCCGGTCAGCGGCTTCGTACTGGAGCTGGCCGCGATGAGCCCGGTGGCGCTGGTGCTGCTGTGGCAACTGGGCGAGGCGGGCTGGGGCGTCCTGGCCGAGCCCCGGTTCTGGCTGCTGCTACCGGGGCTGGGCCTCATCAGCACCGTGGCGCTGGTGTGTTATCTGGTTGCCGGCCGGCTGTTGCCGCTCGGGCTGTTGGGCATTCTCGGCTACGTCGAGCCGGTGCTGTTGTTCGTGCTGGCGGTGACGCTGCTGGGCGAGCCGCTGTCGGCCGATAGCTTGCTGACCTATGGGCCGATCTGGCTCGCGGTGTTGCTGACGGGCGTGCATACCTTGCTGCATCAGCGCGGTTCGCTGCGTGCCGCTTAG
- the corA gene encoding magnesium/cobalt transporter CorA, whose translation MLINCVAYQNGQKLADLPIDQIHDYLGRPDCFVWVAMLDPDADELQHMTDEFQLHELAVEDARHGHQRPKLEQYDDMLFCALQLLETDDAGELQVGEMDLFVGHNYVLSLRSHSQQGFRNVRARCEREPHLLRYGAGFVFYALIDSVVDRYFSVVHKLEDELEEIEERLFTQGGAGRQTIQDLYRLKRKLVIITHAVVPLNEAVARLHGGRVPDMCRPVQDYYRDVDDHLSRISRTLDSLRDMLATAIQVNLAMISLDESAVSKKLAGYAALFAIPTMIAGIYGMNFQYMPELKASEGYPLALLVMVVLDFLLWRRFKRVGWL comes from the coding sequence ATGCTCATCAACTGCGTCGCCTACCAGAACGGCCAGAAGCTGGCCGACCTGCCCATCGATCAGATCCACGACTACCTGGGCCGGCCCGACTGTTTCGTCTGGGTGGCGATGCTCGACCCGGATGCCGACGAGCTGCAGCACATGACTGACGAATTCCAGCTGCACGAACTGGCCGTGGAAGACGCCCGCCACGGCCACCAGCGTCCCAAGCTGGAGCAATACGACGACATGCTGTTCTGCGCGCTGCAACTGCTCGAAACCGACGACGCCGGCGAGCTGCAGGTGGGCGAGATGGACCTGTTTGTCGGCCACAACTACGTGCTGTCGCTGCGCAGCCATTCGCAGCAGGGCTTCCGCAACGTGCGTGCGCGCTGCGAGCGCGAGCCGCATCTGCTGCGCTACGGCGCCGGCTTCGTGTTCTACGCCCTGATCGACTCGGTGGTCGACCGCTACTTCTCAGTGGTGCACAAGCTCGAAGACGAGCTGGAGGAAATCGAGGAACGGCTGTTCACCCAAGGGGGCGCCGGCCGGCAGACCATCCAGGACCTGTACCGGCTCAAGCGCAAGCTGGTCATCATCACCCACGCCGTGGTGCCGCTGAATGAGGCGGTGGCGCGGCTGCACGGCGGACGTGTACCGGACATGTGCCGGCCGGTACAGGACTACTACCGCGACGTGGACGATCACCTGTCGCGCATCTCCCGTACGCTGGACTCGCTGCGCGACATGCTGGCCACGGCGATACAGGTCAACCTGGCGATGATCTCGCTGGACGAATCGGCCGTCAGCAAGAAGCTGGCCGGCTACGCCGCGCTGTTCGCCATCCCGACCATGATCGCCGGCATCTACGGCATGAACTTCCAGTACATGCCCGAGCTGAAAGCCAGCGAAGGCTACCCGCTGGCGCTGCTGGTGATGGTGGTGCTGGATTTCCTGCTGTGGAGGCGCTTCAAGCGCGTGGGCTGGCTGTAG
- a CDS encoding group II intron maturase-specific domain-containing protein — protein sequence MSYYRLSEGRGVLEEVDGWIRRKMRHILWRQWKRPFTRACCRRRG from the coding sequence ATGTCGTACTACCGGCTGTCCGAAGGACGGGGTGTGCTGGAGGAAGTGGATGGGTGGATACGTCGGAAAATGCGCCACATCCTGTGGCGTCAGTGGAAGCGGCCGTTCACGCGTGCGTGCTGCAGAAGAAGGGGCTGA
- a CDS encoding phage tail protein has translation MDGYIGEIKLFAGLFAPQGWMFCEGQQLTIQSNEALYSIIGTTYGGNATTNFNLPDLRGRGALGAGTLGSNVYQVGQVGGNPNAGSLQLQAGNLPQFPVVMQASTLPADSPEPVTGGMLATTNDSATGGAPNIYKKPSQGQPMVTLTAGVAGGSNVPVNAKDPFLAMHYIICVQGLYPTRS, from the coding sequence ATGGACGGTTATATCGGTGAGATCAAGCTGTTTGCAGGGCTGTTTGCACCCCAGGGCTGGATGTTCTGCGAGGGCCAGCAACTGACCATTCAGAGCAACGAGGCGCTGTATTCGATTATCGGCACCACCTATGGTGGGAATGCGACCACCAATTTCAACCTGCCTGACTTGCGCGGCCGTGGGGCGCTGGGCGCCGGCACCCTCGGCTCGAACGTCTACCAGGTCGGCCAGGTCGGGGGTAATCCCAATGCCGGCTCGCTGCAGCTGCAGGCCGGCAACCTGCCCCAGTTCCCGGTGGTGATGCAGGCCTCCACGCTGCCGGCGGACAGCCCCGAGCCGGTGACCGGCGGGATGCTGGCCACCACCAATGACAGCGCTACGGGTGGCGCGCCCAACATCTACAAGAAGCCGTCCCAGGGTCAACCGATGGTGACACTGACCGCCGGGGTGGCCGGCGGCAGCAATGTCCCCGTCAACGCGAAGGACCCCTTCCTGGCGATGCACTACATCATCTGCGTGCAGGGGCTCTACCCGACGCGCAGCTGA
- a CDS encoding Pr6Pr family membrane protein, which produces MQNEKTRQVYELMLLSLAWFALALQLYLGVMAELELGVAWQWTVFNYFSYFTILTNLFLAAGLTVPRLRPQSRFGHFLLRPTVRSASLVYIAIVGVVYALLLRHLWNPTGWRWLGDVLLHDVIPIGYFIHWVLFVPPARLRWRDALVWLVFPGGYLAYTLLRGEFVGLYPYPFLNVLRLGYEGVLVNSAFLALAFLAMGWLVVVLDRHVKSMVAARVSSRGGPKRAVGP; this is translated from the coding sequence ATGCAAAACGAGAAAACAAGACAAGTGTACGAGCTGATGCTGTTGTCACTGGCCTGGTTCGCGCTGGCGCTGCAACTCTATCTGGGCGTGATGGCCGAGCTCGAACTGGGCGTGGCGTGGCAGTGGACGGTGTTCAACTACTTCAGCTATTTCACCATTCTTACCAATCTGTTCCTGGCGGCCGGGCTGACTGTGCCGCGATTGCGACCGCAATCGCGCTTCGGACATTTCCTGTTGCGGCCGACGGTGCGCTCGGCCTCGCTGGTGTATATCGCCATCGTCGGCGTGGTGTACGCGCTCCTGCTGCGCCACTTGTGGAATCCGACCGGCTGGCGCTGGCTGGGGGACGTGCTGCTGCACGACGTGATTCCGATCGGCTACTTCATCCATTGGGTGCTGTTCGTGCCTCCGGCCCGGCTGCGCTGGCGTGATGCGCTGGTCTGGCTGGTTTTCCCCGGAGGCTATCTGGCCTACACGCTGCTGCGGGGCGAGTTCGTCGGATTGTATCCCTACCCCTTCCTCAACGTGCTGCGCCTGGGCTACGAGGGGGTGCTGGTCAACTCGGCTTTCCTCGCGCTGGCTTTCCTGGCGATGGGCTGGCTGGTGGTGGTGCTCGATCGTCACGTCAAGAGCATGGTGGCGGCACGGGTGTCCAGTCGTGGCGGGCCGAAACGGGCTGTCGGCCCTTGA
- a CDS encoding transposase: MSNYRRHYVPGGCYFFTVALVDRRSDALVRHVDHLREAFRTVKRDFPFEMPAVVVLPDHLHCIWTLPEGDTAYPERWRRIKAGFSRCVGDLLVPSASRIGKGERGVWQRRYWEHTLRDENDFARHVDYIHRNPLKHGLVSRVADWPFSSFRRYVKAGIYPPDWCGVDEDVGGE, encoded by the coding sequence ATGAGCAATTACCGCCGCCATTATGTACCGGGCGGTTGTTATTTCTTCACGGTGGCTTTGGTGGACCGCCGCTCGGATGCCTTGGTGCGGCACGTCGATCATTTGCGCGAGGCTTTTCGTACGGTCAAACGTGATTTTCCCTTCGAGATGCCGGCGGTGGTGGTGTTGCCGGATCATCTGCACTGTATCTGGACTTTGCCGGAGGGGGATACGGCGTATCCGGAGCGTTGGAGGCGTATCAAAGCCGGTTTTTCCCGGTGTGTCGGTGATTTGCTGGTGCCTTCCGCGAGCCGTATCGGCAAAGGGGAGAGGGGTGTGTGGCAGCGGCGGTATTGGGAGCATACCTTGCGCGATGAGAACGACTTTGCCCGCCATGTCGATTATATCCATCGCAACCCGTTGAAACACGGTTTGGTGTCGCGTGTGGCGGACTGGCCATTCTCGTCGTTTCGCCGTTATGTGAAAGCCGGTATTTATCCGCCGGATTGGTGCGGTGTTGATGAGGATGTGGGTGGCGAATAG
- a CDS encoding TetR/AcrR family transcriptional regulator yields the protein MGRTSTIEPDRILNATERVIMRDSVARLTIDAVAAEAGVSKGGVLYTFRTKEALIQALMERMVRRYDEEIERCWPAEGIKPELAHLKAYIDAVLGLTGQDHRTAAAMLAAAMNNPTLLAPMQDFYARHLPRIRAALPDDRALTAFLAIEGMVFLELFGLVGFSQAEREHVVRSLHALIDGAAAS from the coding sequence ATGGGGCGGACTTCCACCATCGAACCGGACCGCATCCTTAACGCCACCGAGCGGGTCATCATGCGCGACAGCGTCGCCCGCCTGACCATCGACGCGGTGGCGGCGGAGGCCGGGGTCAGCAAGGGCGGGGTGCTCTACACCTTCCGCACCAAGGAGGCGCTGATCCAGGCGCTGATGGAGCGGATGGTGCGGCGCTACGACGAGGAGATCGAGCGTTGCTGGCCGGCAGAGGGCATCAAACCGGAGCTGGCCCATCTCAAGGCCTACATCGATGCGGTGCTGGGGCTGACCGGGCAGGACCACCGCACTGCTGCGGCGATGCTGGCTGCCGCCATGAACAATCCGACCCTGCTGGCGCCGATGCAGGATTTCTACGCCCGCCACTTGCCGCGGATTCGTGCTGCACTGCCCGACGATCGGGCGCTGACGGCCTTCCTGGCGATCGAGGGGATGGTGTTTCTGGAGCTGTTTGGGCTGGTCGGCTTCAGCCAGGCCGAACGCGAACACGTGGTACGGAGCCTGCACGCGCTGATCGACGGCGCGGCGGCTTCCTGA
- a CDS encoding peptidylprolyl isomerase produces MAITVNGVEITEAMVQAELANQADAPSPRDAAVQQLILHELLLQKAKASGLDTSNEGQAIGALLDKELAFTPVDEATCLAFYNEHPEQFRQGESAQASHILFPLGQGDELSNMLAKSKAEGVLAEVQANPARFADLAREHSTCPSGKQGGDLGQFGRGQMVPEFEQAVFSTEAGQITPNLVETQFGYHIIQVNARQSGGQIAFEDIKERLGQYLNEMAGRQAMHEYLSKLVEEAKIEGYSMTAQ; encoded by the coding sequence ATGGCCATTACCGTAAACGGCGTTGAAATTACCGAAGCAATGGTGCAAGCCGAGCTGGCAAACCAGGCAGATGCCCCCAGCCCGCGCGACGCCGCCGTGCAACAACTGATTCTGCACGAACTGCTGCTGCAAAAAGCCAAGGCCAGCGGCCTTGACACCAGCAACGAAGGCCAGGCCATCGGCGCCCTGCTCGACAAGGAACTGGCGTTCACCCCGGTCGACGAAGCCACCTGCCTGGCGTTCTACAACGAACACCCGGAACAATTCCGTCAAGGCGAAAGCGCCCAGGCCAGCCACATCCTGTTCCCGCTGGGTCAGGGTGACGAACTCTCCAACATGCTCGCCAAATCCAAGGCCGAAGGCGTGCTGGCCGAAGTGCAGGCCAACCCGGCCCGCTTCGCCGACCTCGCCCGCGAACACTCCACCTGCCCGTCCGGCAAACAGGGCGGCGACCTCGGCCAGTTCGGCCGCGGCCAGATGGTGCCGGAATTCGAACAGGCCGTGTTCAGCACCGAAGCCGGCCAGATCACCCCGAACCTGGTCGAAACCCAGTTCGGCTACCACATCATCCAGGTCAACGCTCGCCAGAGCGGCGGCCAGATCGCCTTCGAAGACATCAAGGAGCGTCTGGGCCAGTACCTGAACGAAATGGCCGGCCGCCAGGCGATGCACGAATACCTGAGCAAGCTGGTGGAAGAAGCCAAGATCGAAGGCTATTCGATGACGGCGCAGTAA
- a CDS encoding SemiSWEET transporter — protein sequence MNLEYFGYLAAFLTTASFLPQVLHALRAPDLSGISLSMYLMFVSGVALWLTYGILLGAGPLIVSNAITLLLSSIILGLKIREEMRRRDEPTR from the coding sequence ATGAATCTGGAATATTTCGGCTACCTGGCCGCTTTTCTCACCACTGCCAGCTTCCTGCCACAGGTGCTGCACGCGCTGCGCGCACCCGACCTGAGCGGCATCTCGCTGTCGATGTACCTGATGTTCGTCAGCGGCGTGGCGTTGTGGCTGACCTATGGCATCCTGCTGGGTGCCGGTCCGCTGATCGTCTCCAACGCCATCACGCTGTTGCTGTCGTCGATCATTCTGGGATTGAAGATACGGGAAGAGATGAGGCGGCGGGATGAACCGACCCGCTAG